The Dissulfuribacter thermophilus nucleotide sequence GGCTCCGCATAGCATAGTCTTTGCTGGCTTTAGCGCTTCAAGTCTTGAAAGCCGTATTCAGGATTGTAAGGCAAAGGTCCTTATCACTGCCGATGCAGTGTTGAGGTCCGGTAGGACAATTCCCCTCAAACCAAATGCTGACCAGGCCCTCAAGAACTGCCCCACCGTAGAAAAATGTGTCGTGGTAAAAAGGGCCGGTAATGAAATCAACATGGAAGAAGGTCGTGACCTTTGGTGGCATGAGTTGATGGCAGATGAAAGCATCAAGGATACCTGCGAACCAGAGATCATGGACGCCGAAGATATGCTCTTTATCTTGTACACCAGTGGAAGCACTGGCAAGCCCAAAGGCGTCATTCACACAACTGGAGGCTATCTGACCTATGCCGCCCATACAACACAGTGGGTTTTCGATCTTAAAGATGACGATGTCTACTGGTGTACTGCAGATATTGGTTGGATCACAGGTCATACCTACATCGTATACGGTCCACTTGCCCTAGGTGGAACCTCCCTTATGTTCGAGGGTGTTCCAACATGGCCTGCGCCAGATCGCTTCTGGAAAATAGTTGAAAAATTCAAAGTCAATATCTTCTACACAGCCCCAACTGTCATTAGGGCACTTATGAGGGAAGGAGTCGAGTGGACCCAGAAACACGACCTCTCTACTCTTAGAATCCTTGGATCAGTAGGTGAACCAATCAACCCAGAGGCCTGGATGTGGTATCACGAAAATATTGGAAAGGGTAAACTCCCCATTGTAGACACGTGGTGGCAGACAGAGACAGGAGGTATCCTCATTGCTCCTCTCCCATATGCCACACCACTAAAACCCGGATCAGCTACCCTGCCACTACCTGGTGTTGATGCAGCCATCGTTAGAAGCGACGGAACCCCAGCGAAAAAGAATGAAGGTGGCTACCTCGTAGTTAAAAGGCCATGGCCTGGAATGCTCAGAGGCGTCTTTGGTGACCCAGAGCGTTTCAAGAAACAGTACTTTGACAGATTCCCAGGGATGTATGAATCCGGTGACGGTGCAAGAAGGGATGAAGATGGATATTTCTGGATCATGGGTCGTCTTGATGACGTCATAAACGTCTCCGGCCACAGACTTGGAACAGCAGAAATAGAGTCTGCCCTTGTATCACATCCGTCTGTGGCAGAGGCAGCAGTAGTTGGAATGCCTCATCCAGTAAAAGGCCAGACCATTTATGCATATGTCACCCTTAAGGCAGGCCTAGAAGAGAGCGATGACCTGAGAGCTGAGCTCAGAAATCACGTTAGAAAGATCATCGGTCCTATAGCATCACCTGAGTACATCCAGTTCGCAGTGGGGCTGCCCAAAACAAGGAGTGGTAAAATTATGAGGAGGATCTTAAGAAAGATCGTTGCAGGGGAGACTGAGGACTTTGGCGATACCTCAACCCTCGCCGATCCATCAGTAATAGAAGACCTTATCAAAGGGAACAAAGAACTGACTGGAAACAAATAATTAGAACTTAAATCCTCGAGGAGGGCTGGGAGGAAAAAATGATTTTTTCTCCCAGCCTCTTATTTCTGCCTCTTTAATTATCACGCATCTAGCAACCATTAAAGAAACGATACACCTTTAAGGCCATATTTTTTACTGGGATATAGGCAGCAGGCCCTCTTAATACACTCCCTGTTCCTGTCATATTGAGTACATATGAGATCATGATCCGCCACGAGGTTTATATCAAGATATTTTTCAGAGAATCTCTTTGCCTCTTTAAGGGCAATATAGGATTCCCTTTGACAACACCTTGAGGCGACCCTTTCCCCTATCTTTAG carries:
- the acs gene encoding acetate--CoA ligase — translated: MQEERLFRPSRKDQMKAHVKSMKEYKAYYKESMEDPEGFWARRAEELITWNKKWRKVLRWDFNDPKIEWFIGGKLNVSYNCLDRHLENGRRNKAALIWQGEPEEDVKVYTYQMLHTEVCRFANVLKKLGVKKGDRVSIYLPMIPELPIAMLACARIGAPHSIVFAGFSASSLESRIQDCKAKVLITADAVLRSGRTIPLKPNADQALKNCPTVEKCVVVKRAGNEINMEEGRDLWWHELMADESIKDTCEPEIMDAEDMLFILYTSGSTGKPKGVIHTTGGYLTYAAHTTQWVFDLKDDDVYWCTADIGWITGHTYIVYGPLALGGTSLMFEGVPTWPAPDRFWKIVEKFKVNIFYTAPTVIRALMREGVEWTQKHDLSTLRILGSVGEPINPEAWMWYHENIGKGKLPIVDTWWQTETGGILIAPLPYATPLKPGSATLPLPGVDAAIVRSDGTPAKKNEGGYLVVKRPWPGMLRGVFGDPERFKKQYFDRFPGMYESGDGARRDEDGYFWIMGRLDDVINVSGHRLGTAEIESALVSHPSVAEAAVVGMPHPVKGQTIYAYVTLKAGLEESDDLRAELRNHVRKIIGPIASPEYIQFAVGLPKTRSGKIMRRILRKIVAGETEDFGDTSTLADPSVIEDLIKGNKELTGNK